Proteins encoded within one genomic window of uncultured Desulfobacter sp.:
- the serA gene encoding phosphoglycerate dehydrogenase, producing the protein MKVLISDKMDESGIDIFRNQDGIDVDVNTGLSPEELKEIIGQYDGLAIRSSTKVTADLLESAANLKVIARAGIGLDNVDIDAATKKGVAVMNTPGGNTVTTAEHAIAMMMALTRNIPRGTSSLKAGRWDKKLLQGRELFNKTLGVVGFGNIGSIVAGLAKGLRMNVIVFDPNISKEHIEKAGFEYVTLDELYAKSDYITLHVPKMDATIDLLDAQAFEKMKTGVMVVNCARGGIVNEEALHAAIQSGKVAGAALDVFSVEPPSADHPLLLLDEVIATPHLGASTKEAQTNVAVAAANQIIAYLLNDTVINAVNVPSVTGDVLKQLKPFLYLVEKMGKMQAQISKGGVREVQIEYIGKFPDLDLKPLTINGIKGLLNEYVRDEVNSVNAISLANEMGIKISESTSKEAGNFLNLIRVTIVTDDRTNVLEGTIFGKDDARIVRINKFRLEVIPEGHLSIIHNVDKPGSIGSIGLKLGEHNINIARMMVGREDDGDRNIIFLRTETPVPSDVVKEIEDLELVVSMTTFEL; encoded by the coding sequence ATGAAGGTATTGATCAGTGATAAAATGGATGAGTCCGGTATTGATATTTTTAGAAACCAGGATGGTATTGATGTTGATGTCAATACCGGGCTTTCCCCGGAAGAGCTCAAAGAGATTATTGGACAATATGACGGCTTGGCCATCCGCAGTTCCACCAAGGTGACTGCAGATCTGCTTGAATCAGCAGCTAACCTTAAGGTCATTGCCCGGGCGGGCATCGGCCTGGATAATGTGGATATTGATGCGGCAACTAAAAAAGGGGTTGCCGTTATGAATACCCCCGGCGGTAACACCGTAACCACAGCCGAGCATGCCATTGCCATGATGATGGCCTTAACCCGCAATATCCCCCGGGGCACCTCCTCCCTTAAAGCCGGGCGCTGGGATAAAAAATTGCTCCAGGGCCGTGAGCTTTTCAACAAGACCCTGGGCGTTGTGGGGTTTGGAAATATCGGCTCCATTGTCGCCGGCCTTGCCAAAGGGCTGCGCATGAACGTCATTGTGTTCGACCCCAATATTTCTAAAGAGCATATTGAAAAAGCAGGGTTTGAATATGTGACCCTGGATGAACTCTACGCGAAGTCTGATTATATTACTCTGCATGTGCCTAAAATGGATGCCACCATTGACTTGCTGGACGCCCAGGCCTTTGAAAAAATGAAGACCGGTGTCATGGTTGTTAACTGTGCCAGGGGCGGCATTGTTAATGAAGAAGCCCTGCATGCGGCCATCCAGTCAGGAAAGGTGGCAGGCGCGGCCCTTGATGTATTCTCTGTCGAACCCCCGAGTGCAGACCATCCGCTGCTTCTGCTTGACGAGGTGATTGCCACTCCCCATCTGGGTGCATCCACCAAAGAAGCCCAGACCAATGTTGCTGTGGCGGCTGCCAATCAGATTATTGCCTATTTGTTAAACGACACCGTGATCAATGCGGTGAATGTGCCGTCGGTGACCGGGGATGTTTTAAAGCAGCTTAAGCCCTTTCTCTACCTGGTGGAGAAAATGGGCAAAATGCAGGCTCAGATAAGCAAAGGCGGCGTCCGCGAAGTCCAAATCGAATACATTGGTAAATTCCCGGATCTTGACCTGAAACCCCTGACTATTAACGGAATCAAGGGTCTTCTCAATGAATATGTCAGGGACGAAGTTAATTCGGTCAATGCCATCTCCCTGGCCAATGAAATGGGAATAAAAATCAGCGAATCCACCTCCAAAGAAGCCGGTAACTTTTTGAACCTGATTCGGGTGACCATTGTCACCGATGACCGGACCAATGTTCTGGAAGGGACCATTTTTGGAAAAGATGATGCCCGGATTGTAAGAATTAATAAATTCCGTTTAGAGGTTATTCCCGAGGGTCACCTGTCTATTATTCATAATGTGGACAAACCCGGTTCCATCGGCTCCATTGGCCTGAAACTAGGCGAACACAATATTAATATTGCCAGAATGATGGTGGGACGTGAGGATGACGGGGACAGAAATATCATATTCCTGAGAACCGAGACCCCGGTGCCGTCTGATGTGGTAAAAGAGATCGAAGACCTTGAGCTTGTGGTCAGCATGACCACTTTTGAGCTCTAA
- a CDS encoding manganese-dependent inorganic pyrophosphatase — MSTLVFGHKNPDTDTVVAAIALADLKKSLGEDIAPSVQGELNPESKFVLDKFGLAAPEIITSYAGKDVYLVDTSDLTQLPDDLGQANVLGIVDHHKLGDVTTGQPLECWIWPVGCTCTVIASMYDYFNVEIPKGVAGAMLCAILSDTVIFKSATCTDKDKEVCAKLSEICGESDLETLGIEMFKVKSAVEGTPVRELVLRDYKDFNMSGSGIGCGQLELVDLSIVDGIKADLEKDIRDLKAEKGHHTVLLMLTDIMKEGTELLVASDDESVVEKAFGEKPVDGKCWLPGIMSRKKQIIPDLEKIFG; from the coding sequence ATGTCAACTCTCGTATTTGGTCACAAAAATCCGGATACCGACACCGTAGTAGCAGCCATCGCACTGGCCGATCTGAAAAAAAGCCTTGGTGAAGACATCGCACCGTCTGTTCAGGGCGAACTGAACCCTGAATCCAAATTTGTCCTGGACAAATTTGGTCTGGCTGCCCCTGAAATTATCACAAGCTATGCAGGCAAAGATGTCTACCTGGTTGATACATCTGATCTGACCCAATTGCCTGATGATCTTGGCCAAGCCAATGTCCTTGGCATTGTCGACCATCATAAACTCGGTGACGTAACCACCGGACAGCCCCTGGAATGCTGGATCTGGCCTGTAGGCTGCACCTGTACCGTAATCGCGTCCATGTACGATTACTTCAACGTTGAAATTCCCAAGGGCGTTGCCGGTGCCATGCTCTGCGCCATCCTGTCTGACACCGTAATTTTCAAGTCCGCCACCTGCACTGACAAAGACAAAGAAGTTTGTGCAAAACTGTCTGAAATCTGTGGCGAATCCGATCTTGAAACCCTGGGCATTGAAATGTTCAAGGTAAAATCTGCTGTTGAAGGCACCCCGGTTCGTGAACTGGTTCTGCGCGACTACAAAGACTTCAACATGAGCGGTTCCGGCATTGGCTGCGGCCAGCTTGAACTGGTTGACCTCTCCATCGTTGACGGCATCAAAGCTGATCTTGAAAAAGACATCCGTGATCTGAAAGCAGAAAAAGGTCATCACACCGTACTGCTGATGCTCACCGACATCATGAAAGAAGGCACCGAGCTTCTCGTGGCTTCTGACGACGAATCAGTTGTTGAAAAAGCCTTCGGCGAAAAACCCGTTGACGGCAAATGCTGGCTGCCCGGCATCATGAGCCGTAAAAAACAGATCATCCCCGATCTGGAAAAAATTTTTGGTTAA
- a CDS encoding AAA family ATPase, producing the protein MRINRLDLMAFGHFTKTSLDLSEGDLGLHIIYGDNEAGKSTSLRALIGWLFGIQTRTKDNFLHANPTLRIGGELQLLNGQKFEFIRRKGNKDTLLEYGSNSPLDENQLTRFLPAGIDEPLFTKLWGIDHGRLIAGGQELLEQSGDLGQALFSAAMGTANLRKILEEMQNSALEIFKPRGSKALLNKAISDYKETQKRVREATLPVSNWKALQQQLSKMNADISTVEQKINEKNKQKNRLERINRVKGALAQRRNYLAKIEELGTVLLLPQDFADQQKTTSDTLQNALNLKERLEAKINALNTESMSLSVREDLLKNENTILMLYKNLGAVEKTIEDRPRQDGKRRLLRNEAENRLKGIRPDMGLDDADQLRPLLNNKRWLLGLVKKNSLLIQKQAGLNATLNDLLYEQKALKHRLEDISQSQIDLTQLKASIALARKAGDIEQRLEDVTLQAAQENAAWENEFDRLGNYHGSADALLSMILPVFETIDRFEKENDEISEQSKTVFRKKQELEDEKRETEQELNALLLKEDVPQISDLEACRKERDLGWELIKQKYIRQMDISDTLLTYSQKSDLPSVYEKKIRQADDISDRLRLNADQVVKRAEMEAKIAGITSQINDLSMVVEKFKKAQADFNIRWRHLWKPLNIIAGSPREMKQWLLKAERVIEKIQTAKAVSANKQKISDAYDQLKELISNQISQFDPLQTTKDKRLEAMLSLCEQRLEQEQNACDKRREIESSLKESQMRLKRTQDDLKTVKNDLMAWSDEWRTAIDGLSLNPDMHPETAIETFDNLLLFFQKFDESEALSKRIYGMDKVKQDFHNKVHEFAEHIKFITDEQDAVTIAALLHRDLNAAREARASLIKIKDQLDEKMQELKETNITIRHSQEKIINLQKQARVETIDALSDACEKSNHKRALRKSIEALEQELNRNGDGLSIERLEEELNNCDIDALDGEIEKMAIALKELQLQRDNLRDQRQTIQNEIDEKNGSALAANLSAQAEEHLAGIAQYAEHYLRFQIGALILEQQIENYRKENQAPVLGRAGELFSKLTLGSYAGLRDELDSSGKPMLLGVRPDNHEVVIAGMSDGSRDQLYLALRLATLEQHIKKEEPMPFVVDDILIGFDDDRTRVCLEVLAQLSTNIQVLLFTHHRRVLELATNCNESTMIFEHRLF; encoded by the coding sequence ATGAGAATTAACCGCCTCGACCTTATGGCTTTCGGCCACTTTACGAAAACATCCTTGGACCTGTCTGAAGGTGATTTGGGATTACATATTATTTACGGAGATAACGAAGCCGGAAAAAGTACATCATTAAGGGCGTTGATTGGTTGGCTCTTCGGCATTCAAACCCGGACGAAAGACAACTTTCTTCATGCCAATCCAACGCTGCGGATAGGCGGAGAATTACAGCTTTTAAACGGCCAAAAATTTGAATTTATCAGAAGAAAAGGAAACAAAGACACCCTGCTTGAGTACGGCAGCAATTCGCCTTTAGATGAAAATCAGCTCACACGCTTTCTTCCTGCCGGCATTGATGAGCCTTTGTTTACTAAACTGTGGGGTATTGACCATGGCCGGTTAATTGCCGGTGGTCAGGAACTGTTGGAACAATCCGGGGATCTTGGCCAGGCGTTATTCAGTGCTGCTATGGGGACTGCGAATCTTAGAAAAATTCTGGAGGAGATGCAGAACAGTGCGTTGGAGATCTTCAAACCCCGGGGATCTAAGGCTCTATTAAATAAAGCCATTTCAGATTATAAAGAGACCCAGAAACGGGTGCGTGAAGCCACCCTGCCCGTTTCCAACTGGAAAGCGCTGCAACAACAGCTATCAAAAATGAATGCCGATATCAGCACGGTTGAACAAAAGATTAATGAAAAGAATAAACAAAAAAACCGCCTGGAAAGAATCAATCGTGTTAAAGGCGCCCTGGCCCAACGTCGAAACTACCTGGCAAAAATTGAAGAATTAGGTACTGTGCTGCTGCTGCCGCAAGATTTTGCAGACCAGCAGAAAACGACCTCCGACACCCTTCAAAATGCATTGAATTTAAAAGAACGCCTGGAAGCCAAAATCAACGCCTTAAATACAGAGTCCATGTCTTTGAGTGTCCGGGAAGATTTGCTTAAAAATGAAAATACCATCCTGATGCTTTACAAAAATCTTGGTGCTGTTGAAAAAACAATTGAAGACCGGCCCCGGCAGGATGGAAAAAGACGATTGTTGCGCAATGAGGCCGAAAACCGGTTAAAGGGTATCCGGCCTGACATGGGATTAGATGACGCAGATCAACTCAGGCCCCTTCTCAACAATAAAAGATGGCTTTTGGGATTGGTCAAAAAAAACAGTTTATTGATACAAAAACAGGCAGGATTAAACGCCACACTAAATGATCTGCTGTACGAACAAAAAGCACTTAAGCATAGATTGGAAGATATTTCGCAAAGTCAAATTGACTTAACGCAGTTAAAAGCATCTATTGCCCTGGCACGTAAAGCAGGAGACATTGAACAACGCCTGGAAGACGTGACACTACAGGCCGCACAGGAAAACGCGGCCTGGGAAAATGAATTTGATAGATTAGGCAACTATCATGGCAGTGCAGACGCATTGCTGTCTATGATTTTACCGGTTTTTGAGACTATAGACCGATTTGAAAAAGAAAACGATGAGATCTCAGAACAATCCAAAACGGTATTTCGTAAAAAACAAGAACTGGAAGATGAAAAAAGAGAGACTGAACAGGAATTAAACGCGCTGCTTCTAAAAGAAGATGTCCCCCAGATTTCTGACCTGGAGGCATGCCGTAAAGAACGGGATCTTGGATGGGAACTAATAAAACAAAAATATATCCGGCAAATGGATATCAGCGACACGCTTTTGACATATTCACAAAAGTCAGACTTGCCATCGGTTTATGAGAAAAAAATCCGGCAGGCAGATGATATCTCAGACCGCCTGAGGCTGAATGCAGATCAGGTGGTTAAACGGGCGGAAATGGAAGCAAAAATTGCCGGCATTACGTCTCAAATCAATGACCTGTCCATGGTTGTTGAAAAATTCAAAAAAGCGCAAGCTGATTTTAATATCAGGTGGCGTCACCTTTGGAAGCCGTTAAATATTATTGCCGGCTCCCCCCGGGAAATGAAACAGTGGCTGCTGAAAGCAGAAAGGGTGATCGAAAAAATACAAACGGCAAAGGCTGTTTCAGCCAATAAACAAAAAATATCTGATGCCTACGATCAACTAAAGGAATTGATTTCAAATCAGATATCCCAATTTGATCCGTTGCAAACAACCAAAGACAAGCGCCTTGAAGCCATGCTCTCATTGTGTGAACAGCGACTTGAACAAGAACAAAACGCGTGTGACAAGCGCCGCGAAATAGAGTCATCCCTGAAAGAGTCTCAAATGCGTCTAAAACGAACCCAGGATGATCTCAAAACGGTTAAAAATGATTTGATGGCCTGGTCCGATGAGTGGAGAACAGCAATAGACGGTTTAAGTCTCAACCCCGATATGCACCCGGAAACAGCCATAGAAACATTCGACAATCTATTGTTGTTCTTCCAGAAATTTGATGAGTCTGAAGCGCTGAGCAAAAGAATTTACGGTATGGACAAGGTAAAGCAGGACTTTCACAACAAAGTTCATGAATTTGCTGAGCATATTAAATTCATAACAGACGAACAGGATGCAGTGACTATTGCGGCGCTGTTACATCGGGATCTGAATGCTGCGCGTGAAGCCCGGGCAAGTTTAATCAAAATCAAAGATCAACTGGATGAAAAAATGCAGGAACTCAAGGAGACCAACATTACCATCCGCCATTCACAGGAAAAAATTATCAATTTACAAAAACAAGCCAGGGTCGAGACGATTGATGCACTTTCCGACGCCTGTGAAAAATCGAACCATAAACGAGCGCTGCGCAAAAGCATTGAAGCACTTGAACAGGAGCTCAATCGCAATGGTGACGGCCTGAGCATTGAACGGCTGGAAGAAGAATTGAATAATTGTGACATCGACGCCCTGGACGGTGAAATTGAAAAAATGGCCATTGCACTAAAAGAGCTTCAACTTCAAAGAGACAACCTACGCGATCAGCGACAGACCATCCAAAATGAAATCGACGAGAAAAATGGCAGTGCGTTGGCAGCCAACCTGTCGGCACAAGCTGAAGAGCACTTGGCCGGCATAGCGCAATATGCTGAACACTACCTGCGTTTCCAGATCGGCGCACTCATCCTTGAACAGCAGATAGAAAACTACAGAAAAGAAAACCAGGCGCCTGTGTTAGGCAGAGCAGGTGAATTATTTTCCAAGCTGACATTGGGTTCTTATGCCGGCCTGAGAGACGAACTTGATTCGTCAGGAAAGCCAATGCTGCTTGGGGTACGACCGGACAATCACGAGGTGGTCATAGCCGGCATGAGCGACGGATCCCGGGACCAACTCTATCTTGCCCTGCGCCTGGCGACCCTTGAGCAGCATATAAAAAAGGAGGAGCCCATGCCCTTTGTTGTAGATGATATCCTTATCGGGTTTGACGATGATCGAACCCGTGTCTGCCTGGAAGTGCTGGCCCAATTATCAACAAACATTCAAGTGCTGCTTTTCACCCACCACCGACGGGTATTGGAATTGGCAACCAACTGTAATGAAAGCACTATGATTTTTGAACACAGGCTTTTTTAA
- a CDS encoding DNA repair exonuclease yields MFKFIHAADIHLDSPLRGLSRYESAPVDAIRDACRRAFQNLVDLAIEEKVAFVLLAGDLYDGDWKDYSTGIFLSRQMGRLNRHNIKVFCVAGNHDAANRMTKALDTPSNMKILSAGKVETVKLEELSVAIHGRSFKTRHVDENLAAGFCSAQKDIFNIGLLHTSLDGREGHANYAPCSLDDLVSKGYQYWALGHIHKQEIVAKDPFVVFPGCIQGRHIKETGPKGCVLVTVENKTVKDIEKISLDVLRWTQTQIDLTDIGDRREILEIIRQTIEQEQISADNRPLAMRLKLIGATKLSDQLAAFPENFEQQIKALGAETAGDQLWIERVENNTQGKYDLDTTLADGNTRGKLLKSIISTPDNLDHIAGIADKIAELRQKLPPQAFGPNSILDLNHEQTIKRITKEAKKMLIGRLLSTRGNDEN; encoded by the coding sequence ATGTTTAAATTCATTCACGCAGCCGATATTCATTTAGACAGTCCATTGCGCGGATTGTCACGATATGAGTCCGCCCCTGTTGATGCCATCAGAGACGCGTGCAGAAGAGCCTTTCAAAATCTGGTGGACCTTGCCATAGAAGAAAAGGTGGCTTTTGTCCTTTTAGCCGGAGATCTCTATGACGGAGATTGGAAAGACTACAGCACAGGAATTTTTTTAAGCCGGCAAATGGGGCGCTTAAATCGACACAATATAAAAGTGTTTTGTGTCGCAGGAAATCATGACGCCGCCAATCGAATGACCAAAGCCCTGGATACGCCTTCAAACATGAAAATTCTTTCTGCCGGAAAAGTGGAAACGGTGAAGCTGGAAGAATTGTCTGTAGCCATTCATGGGCGAAGCTTCAAAACACGGCATGTTGACGAAAACCTTGCAGCCGGATTTTGTAGTGCTCAAAAAGACATATTCAATATAGGACTGCTTCACACCAGCCTTGATGGCCGTGAAGGACACGCCAACTATGCGCCGTGCTCCCTGGATGATCTTGTTTCAAAGGGGTATCAATACTGGGCATTAGGCCATATCCACAAACAGGAGATCGTTGCTAAAGACCCTTTTGTTGTATTTCCCGGATGCATACAAGGCCGTCATATTAAAGAAACCGGCCCCAAAGGTTGTGTCCTTGTCACCGTTGAAAACAAAACCGTAAAGGACATTGAAAAAATTTCCTTAGATGTCCTGCGATGGACGCAGACCCAGATTGATCTAACCGATATTGGAGACCGCCGGGAGATCCTGGAAATAATCAGACAAACCATTGAGCAAGAACAGATATCGGCTGATAACAGGCCGCTTGCCATGAGATTAAAACTGATCGGGGCAACAAAGCTGTCTGATCAACTTGCCGCTTTTCCGGAAAATTTTGAACAACAGATAAAAGCGCTTGGGGCTGAAACCGCAGGCGACCAACTTTGGATTGAGCGCGTTGAAAACAACACCCAGGGAAAATATGATTTAGACACAACATTGGCCGATGGCAATACACGTGGAAAACTACTCAAGTCAATCATTTCAACACCAGATAATCTTGATCATATAGCAGGTATTGCAGACAAAATCGCAGAACTTAGACAAAAACTGCCCCCACAGGCATTTGGACCTAATAGTATTTTAGATCTGAACCATGAGCAAACCATCAAACGAATCACCAAGGAAGCCAAAAAAATGCTGATCGGCAGACTGCTTTCAACCAGGGGAAACGATGAGAATTAA
- the serC gene encoding 3-phosphoserine/phosphohydroxythreonine transaminase, giving the protein MTDQRIINFNAGPAALPLPVLEEIQASFLNFSNSGMSITEISHRSSYFDDVINDAVDRAKRLLGLDDQHHVLFLQGGASLQFAMIPMNFLSGDQSADYVNTGTWSTKAIKEAKIQNKKHVVVASSEDKDFSYIPENIPFSKDAKYVHITSNNTIKGTQFAEFPDTGGVPIIADMSSDIFSRPLPLEKFGMIYAGAQKNLGPSGTCLVILRKDLLETGNADLPSMLKYSTYAEKNSMYNTPPCFGIYTIDLVLKWIEEEMGGLEKMEAYNKEKAGLLYDFMEASNFYRATAALGSRSLMNVTFRLPSEELEQKFIKEATAKGLGGLKGHRSVGGCRASIYNASTIEGVKALVEFMEAFQKEAK; this is encoded by the coding sequence ATGACAGACCAAAGAATTATCAATTTCAATGCCGGACCTGCGGCCTTGCCTCTGCCTGTCCTTGAAGAAATTCAGGCCTCTTTTTTGAATTTCAGCAATTCAGGCATGTCCATCACAGAAATCAGCCACAGATCTTCTTATTTTGATGATGTTATCAATGATGCCGTAGACCGGGCTAAACGTCTTTTAGGTCTGGATGACCAACACCATGTGCTTTTCCTCCAAGGTGGGGCGTCTTTACAGTTTGCCATGATTCCCATGAATTTTCTTTCCGGGGATCAAAGTGCCGACTATGTGAATACCGGGACATGGTCCACCAAGGCCATCAAAGAGGCAAAAATCCAGAATAAAAAGCATGTGGTTGTGGCCTCTTCCGAGGACAAGGATTTTTCATATATTCCTGAAAATATCCCCTTCAGCAAAGATGCAAAATATGTCCACATTACCTCTAATAACACGATTAAAGGGACCCAGTTTGCTGAATTCCCAGACACCGGTGGGGTTCCCATTATTGCGGATATGTCATCTGATATTTTTTCACGCCCCCTTCCCTTGGAAAAATTCGGCATGATTTACGCCGGTGCCCAGAAAAATTTAGGCCCCTCCGGTACCTGTTTGGTGATTTTGCGCAAAGACTTGCTGGAAACAGGCAATGCAGATCTGCCGTCGATGCTCAAGTATTCCACCTATGCAGAAAAGAACTCCATGTACAATACCCCGCCATGTTTCGGTATTTATACCATTGATTTAGTGCTCAAGTGGATTGAAGAGGAGATGGGCGGCCTTGAAAAGATGGAAGCGTACAATAAGGAAAAAGCAGGGTTGTTATACGATTTTATGGAGGCAAGTAATTTTTACCGGGCCACCGCAGCCTTAGGTTCAAGATCCCTGATGAACGTAACCTTCCGTCTGCCCAGTGAAGAGCTTGAACAAAAATTTATAAAAGAGGCAACGGCCAAAGGCCTTGGCGGTCTCAAGGGTCACAGATCCGTAGGCGGATGCAGGGCTTCCATTTATAATGCTTCCACCATTGAGGGCGTTAAAGCGCTGGTTGAATTCATGGAAGCGTTTCAAAAGGAGGCTAAATAA
- a CDS encoding methyltransferase domain-containing protein has product MDKKRSFDEFAEAYDAWFFDNMNLLNSEVNLVAYFMKDAGDSFSVGCGSGLFESILKRDFNISIQYGLEPSDGMAEIARKRGIRVDVTTAEDADLGEEQYDTILFNGTPSYINDLQSVFHKAYTALRKKGKIVVIDVPKESSYATMYNLAKSLETWEHPLLEGVHPRDPYPIEFVKVANWRTTAEKVEMLKTAGFQDFDYAQTLTKHPLYSNNMEEQPIPGFDCGDYVAICAFKK; this is encoded by the coding sequence ATGGATAAAAAAAGAAGTTTTGACGAATTTGCAGAAGCATATGATGCGTGGTTTTTTGACAATATGAATCTGTTAAATTCAGAGGTGAATCTGGTTGCTTATTTTATGAAAGATGCGGGGGATTCCTTTTCTGTAGGGTGCGGAAGCGGCCTTTTTGAATCAATCCTGAAGAGAGATTTTAACATTTCCATTCAGTACGGCCTCGAACCATCAGACGGAATGGCTGAGATTGCCCGTAAACGCGGGATACGTGTTGATGTAACTACAGCGGAAGATGCCGATCTGGGCGAAGAACAATACGATACGATCCTATTCAACGGCACTCCAAGCTATATCAATGACCTGCAGTCTGTATTTCATAAAGCCTATACTGCGTTGAGAAAAAAAGGTAAAATTGTGGTGATTGATGTTCCTAAGGAAAGTTCATACGCAACCATGTATAACTTGGCAAAAAGTCTTGAAACATGGGAACATCCATTGTTGGAAGGTGTTCACCCAAGGGATCCGTATCCCATTGAGTTTGTAAAGGTTGCCAACTGGCGTACAACTGCTGAGAAAGTCGAAATGCTTAAAACAGCAGGATTTCAAGACTTTGATTATGCACAAACGCTCACTAAACATCCGTTATACTCAAACAATATGGAAGAACAACCCATTCCAGGGTTTGACTGCGGTGATTATGTTGCCATTTGTGCCTTTAAAAAATAA
- a CDS encoding AMP-binding protein, whose protein sequence is MANQTNQANTAAGPWDTPFWPEGVAHNVTDYHYPVFKLLDDSAARYPNQTFTIFNGAKKTFSQVKDTADRIAYFLTKKRINKGDKVAIFLPNLPHFPEIFFGIMKAGAVAVNCNPIYTPTELKQQLNDSTAKMVFCMDHPTFYPNAVKAAEGTDVETIVICNVKSYLPKLKGFMGGLLGKIPKAAHHEPGHIMYDDMVSQSRPEPPDITIDPVNDTAVMLYTGGTTGTPKGAELVHINFTYQVAAIMEYLRLSHGEGKPLEKAYYGGYHSFLGILPWYHSFGISVAMLCAVASGSSLICIPDPRTGKPPFTDVLKTVQKYRPTLMPAVPTIFVAFTNHSKLDEHDLSSLMGCFSGGAPMPPDVCRQFEEKTGAVIFEGYGLTETAPVLSANPTKREIRKIGSIGFPLPGTDIKILDLENPTKELPRGEDGEVAACGPQVMKGYWNNSDANAGAFVTIEGKRFFLTGDIGHIDEDGYILITDRKKDMILVGGFNVYPRDVEDILYTHPKVELCAVIGVANKHSGETVKAVIKLKKGQTATQEEFMVFCKKNMAGYKRPRIIEFKDDIPVSNIGKVLRRELRDTHSD, encoded by the coding sequence ATGGCAAATCAGACAAACCAGGCAAACACTGCAGCCGGACCCTGGGACACCCCGTTTTGGCCCGAGGGGGTTGCGCACAATGTCACTGACTACCATTATCCTGTTTTTAAACTACTGGATGATTCGGCCGCCCGTTACCCCAATCAGACTTTCACTATATTCAATGGCGCAAAAAAGACCTTTTCCCAAGTTAAAGACACAGCAGACCGGATCGCCTATTTCCTGACAAAAAAAAGGATCAACAAAGGGGATAAGGTGGCAATATTCCTCCCCAATCTCCCCCATTTTCCTGAAATATTTTTCGGAATCATGAAGGCTGGGGCCGTCGCTGTGAACTGCAACCCCATATATACACCCACGGAATTAAAACAGCAGCTTAATGATTCTACTGCCAAGATGGTGTTCTGCATGGACCACCCCACCTTTTACCCCAATGCTGTCAAGGCCGCTGAAGGTACTGATGTCGAAACCATAGTCATCTGCAATGTTAAAAGCTACCTGCCCAAGTTAAAAGGATTTATGGGCGGTCTGCTGGGCAAAATTCCCAAAGCCGCCCATCATGAACCCGGACACATTATGTATGACGATATGGTGTCCCAGTCCAGACCCGAGCCGCCCGACATCACCATTGACCCGGTTAACGATACGGCGGTCATGCTGTACACCGGCGGCACCACAGGTACGCCTAAGGGCGCGGAACTTGTGCACATAAATTTTACCTACCAAGTGGCAGCAATCATGGAATATCTAAGACTATCCCACGGTGAAGGCAAACCTTTGGAAAAAGCATACTATGGTGGATACCATAGTTTTTTAGGTATTTTGCCCTGGTACCACAGTTTCGGCATCTCCGTAGCAATGCTGTGCGCAGTCGCCTCGGGCAGCAGTCTGATCTGCATCCCGGACCCGAGAACAGGCAAGCCCCCTTTCACGGATGTTCTCAAAACCGTCCAGAAATACCGCCCAACTCTCATGCCGGCCGTACCCACAATTTTTGTGGCCTTTACGAACCACAGCAAGCTTGATGAGCATGACCTCTCTTCCCTGATGGGCTGTTTTTCAGGGGGAGCCCCCATGCCGCCGGATGTCTGCCGCCAGTTTGAGGAAAAAACCGGTGCAGTTATCTTTGAAGGATATGGGTTAACGGAAACGGCGCCAGTGCTGTCCGCCAATCCTACCAAGCGGGAAATTAGAAAAATAGGGTCCATTGGGTTTCCTTTACCCGGCACGGACATAAAAATACTGGATCTTGAGAACCCCACAAAGGAACTGCCCAGGGGTGAAGATGGAGAAGTGGCCGCCTGCGGCCCTCAGGTCATGAAAGGATACTGGAACAATTCTGATGCCAATGCCGGCGCTTTTGTCACCATTGAAGGCAAACGCTTTTTTCTCACCGGGGACATCGGTCACATTGACGAGGATGGGTATATCCTGATCACCGACAGAAAAAAAGATATGATTCTGGTGGGCGGATTCAATGTATACCCCCGGGATGTGGAAGATATCCTATACACCCACCCCAAAGTTGAATTGTGCGCAGTGATCGGGGTAGCCAACAAACACAGTGGAGAAACCGTAAAGGCGGTCATCAAACTCAAAAAAGGACAAACGGCCACCCAGGAAGAGTTCATGGTTTTTTGCAAAAAAAACATGGCAGGCTACAAACGCCCCAGAATCATTGAATTCAAGGATGATATACCGGTCTCCAACATCGGCAAAGTGCTGCGCAGGGAACTGCGGGACACCCATTCGGATTAG